The DNA sequence CCGATGGGGTTCGTCCCATCCGTCGATGACGATGCTGGGACGGAAACGGCTCATCGGCACGGCCGCGCCGCCCGCCCCGGTGATCCGCCGGTTCAGCCCGTCCAGGCTGGCCCGGGAGACGAGGTGCACCGCGCCGCTGTCGGCGTAGCCGCAGGTGCCGGGGATCCATCCCTCGGTCACCCGGTCGTGCTCCGGGGGCACCCGCACCAGCCTGCTCGGCGCGCCCAGCACCCGCGAGAACCACGCGGCGGCCTCCTCGCCCTGGTCGATGCCGAGGTAGGGCGTGTGGAACACCTTGACCTCGCGCCGGGCGGAGGTGGTGTCGATGTCGAGGACCAGCTCCCCCTCGCCCGGGGCCGACAGGGTGAGCCGGTCGCCATCGGGGCCGACGACCGGGCGGATGACGGCGAGCCGGGGATCGGTCCGCTGAGTGCGGCACACCCCGTCCTCGTCGACGACCATGAACGCGCGGTCGTGCGGCAGACCCGCCTCCGTCAGCAGCACTTCGGTTACGGGCACGCCCGCACAACCCTTGATGGGATAGCAGGTCAACTCAACGACGGTCGCCACCCGGGCACCTTACCCCAGGGGGGAGCGCCGCACCGGTGCGCTGGCCGGGGCGCTCACGCGTCATCTCCCGGTGTCCGACCGGCGTTTCATGGCACGCGTCAGCTCCGCCGTGCGCCCCCGGACCGGCGTCCAGCGGCAGGGCGTAGTACGGAGTACGCCGGATGACCCATCGCGCACGGCCGGTCACCACCGGCGCGGACCGTAGGTGCGCTACGCCTCCCGCGCAGGAGAAGCCGAATCGCACCATTTCCACGAAGCGGCGGACGAGACCGCGGGAAAAGCGCGGCCGCGGCGTCGCCCGGGGGCCCGGACAGGCGGGGTGCGGATGATGATTCCCCGGGGCGCTCCGGCGAGCGGCCCGAAGGAAGGAAGTCGATGTGGGGCAATGGTATGCGCGGCGGCGCGGTTCCCGCTATACACGGACCGCGTGATTCTCCGCCAGTTCCCCGCCGCCATGACGACCGGCCCTTTGGGGAGAACTGCCGCGGTACCCGAGCGGTCGGCGAGGCGATGCGCGACAAGAGATACGGTAAACGCCGAGTCAAGCCGACTGATCCGCCTCGGAGTCGGTCCGGGCACCACGCGGCTCACCCCCTGTTCCACCCGGCATACCGGATGCGAGCGGGCGCGGAGTCGAGACCCACGGTTCTTCGCCCGGCATCCTCGGCCCCCTGCCCTCTCCCCCGCTCCTCTCCGCCCGGGACCGCGCCCGTACCGGAGCGGCCCCACCCCCGTGAACGCGGCCGTCGGCGGCGCGGCCCC is a window from the Streptomyces luomodiensis genome containing:
- a CDS encoding MOSC domain-containing protein, whose translation is MATVVELTCYPIKGCAGVPVTEVLLTEAGLPHDRAFMVVDEDGVCRTQRTDPRLAVIRPVVGPDGDRLTLSAPGEGELVLDIDTTSARREVKVFHTPYLGIDQGEEAAAWFSRVLGAPSRLVRVPPEHDRVTEGWIPGTCGYADSGAVHLVSRASLDGLNRRITGAGGAAVPMSRFRPSIVIDGWDEPHREDRVRKVAVGGAELGFAKLTDRCAVTLVDQDTGAKAGPEPLRTLAGYRRGDDGGSPFFGCQFSVTRTGKLAVGDDVAVLEWDGPPPGE